One genomic window of Fusarium keratoplasticum isolate Fu6.1 chromosome 3, whole genome shotgun sequence includes the following:
- a CDS encoding MFS glucose transporter mfs1, which yields MYQASNVYFICGFAAIGGGLFGFDISSMSGVLGTEAYKQYFDNPKSYRQGAITASMPAGSLVGSLFSSFLADRYSRRVALQISCVLWIIGSILQCASQNIGMLCTGRVIAGFCVGIASAVVPVYQAEIAPKEIRGRVVSLQQWAITWGILIQYFIQYGAAAGIDGGPDDKNQSTAAFRIPWGVQMIPAWVLLVGLFFFPSSPRWLASQDKWEEALQTLANLHGKGDRTHPTVLAQYREIEDSLRFDREEAANSYKNLVTRRMLKRVILGMSIQAWSQLCGMNIMMYYIVYIMEGANIASPLLTASIQYIINVLLTLPAILYLDKFGALQQHYGQPQDDPDSDVSWVVKDNRPVSSAIVACSYLFVATFATTWGPTSWTYPAEIYPSQIRAKAVSISTSTNWFWNMVLAFAVPPLLWNINYKMYYIFGTFNAAAFIHMFLTAHETKGFTLEEMDDVFDSGHPAWKKHNKVSRLENLAKDIEKGKVTVVAPGTGEAVEVGKEEKI from the exons ATGTATCAGGCTTCAAATGTTTACTTCATTTGCGGCTTCGCCGCCATAG GCGGCGGACTGTTCGGTTTTGACATTTCGTCCATGTCGGGTGTCCTTGGCACCGAGGCTTATAAGCAGTACTTTGACAACCCCAAGTCGTATCGTCAGGGCGCCATCACGGCTTCCATGCCAGCTGGATCCCTCGTTGGGTCTTTGTTTTCGTCGTTTCTTGCTGATCGGTACTCGAGAAGGGTTGCTCTTCAGATTAGTTGCGTGCTATGGATCATTGGTAGTATTCTGCAGTGCGCTTCGCAGAATATTGGTATGCTGTGTACGGGACGAGTTATTGCTGGATTTTGCGTTGGTATTGCTAGTGCTGTTGTTCCTGTCTATCAG GCCGAGATCGCCCCTAAGGAAATTCGAGGACGAGTTGTCAG TCTTCAACAATGGGCCATCACCTGGGGTATCCTCATCCAATACTTCATCCAATACGGCGCCGCAGCCGGCATCGACGGCGGACCCGACGACAAGAACCAGTCAACAGCAGCCTTCCGAATCCCCTGGGGTGTACAGATGATCCCAGCCTGGGTCCTCCTGGTCGGTCTATTCTTCTTCCCGTCCAGTCCCCGATGGCTCGCCTCGCAAGACAAGTGGGAGGAGGCACTCCAGACGCTGGCTAACCTCCACGGAAAAGGCGACAGGACGCATCCGACAGTCCTGGCCCAGTACCGTGAGATTGAGGATTCGCTGCGGTTTGACCGCGAGGAGGCTGCTAATAGCTACAAGAATCTGGTTACGAGGAGGATGCTTAAGCGTGTGATTCTGGGCATGAGTATTCAGGCTTGGAGCCAGCTTTGTGGCATGAACATTATGATGT ACTACATCGTTTACATTATGGAGGGCGCTAACATTGCCTCTCCTCTGTTGACGGCGTCCATTCAGTACATCATCAACGTGCTGTTGACCCTGCCCGCCATCTTGTACCTGGACAAGTTCG GTGCTCTGCAGCAACACTATGGACAACCCCAGGACGATCCAGATTCGGACGTCAGCTGGGTCGTCAAGGACAACCGCCCAGTTTCTTCAGCTATCGTTGCTTGCTCGTACCTATTTGTTGCTACCTTTGCCACTACTTGGGGTCCCACTTCGTGGACGTACCCTGCTGAGATTTACCCATCTCAGAtccgagccaaggctgtgTCTATCAGCACGTCGACTAACTGGTTCTGGAACATGGTGCTGGCTTTTGCCGTGCCGCCTCTGC TGTGGAACATCAA CTACAAGATGTACTACATCTTTGGCACTT TCAACGCCGCAGCCTTTATCCACATGTTCCTCACAGCCCACGAAACAAAGGGCTTCACCCTCGAAGAAATGGACGACGTCTTCGACTCTGGCCACCCAGCCTGGAAGAAGCACAACAAGGTCAGCCGCCTCGAAAATCTCGCCAAGGACATTGAAAAGGGCAAAGTCACTGTCGTGGCCCCTGGAACtggcgaggctgtcgaggttggaaaggaggagaagattTGA
- a CDS encoding Apple domain-containing protein translates to MPSAKSFAVAALAASGVHAEPISSSTTAEISTTITEAPTTTTASTTATSSCTSYTLKDDTSGLNCGIMGRDARDGLPDGDSTSLEDCTKSCIEDQGSDESCKLFEYTPDETDGVDVCKRYADYFFNTDEAGSSRYYEPSCFECVRGESNPRGGRGGIRGGGRRLRRR, encoded by the exons ATGCCTTCTGCCAAGTCTTTCGCCGTTGCGGCGTTGGCTGCCTCGGGGGTCCACGCAG AACCCATTTCATCAAGCACTACGGCTGAAATATCGACAACAATCACGGAAGCTCCGACTACCACAACGGCGTCCACGACTGCGACTTCATCATGCACATCGTACACGCTGAAAGACGACACCAGCGGACTCAACTGCGGCATTATGGGTCGTGACGCAAGAGATGGTCTCCCGGATGGCGACTCGACTTCTCTGGAAGACTGTACCAAGAGCTGTATCGAGGATCAGGGATCTGACGAGTCGTGCAAGCTGTTTGAGTACACTCCCGATGAGACGGATGGTGTAGATGTCTGCAAGCGATACGCGGATTATTTCTTTAACACGGACGAGGCGGGTTCTAGTCGGTATTATGAACCCAGCTGCTTCGAGTGTGTGAGGGGAGAATCCAACCCTCGAGGTGGTAGAGGTGGAatccgaggaggaggacgtcGTCTGCGTCGGAGATAG
- a CDS encoding NACHT domain-containing protein, which translates to MAVKLHLERNANANLHWVTLACRTLERARRGQAIDRVHLFPPGLDNLYLHLFRQILESFGNRPCQKVLVFAAVVSRPISLKEFSCLAGIEKTETAQLVGICYAFLTLQHETIYFVHQSAKDFLLSSSAPIEVAPTHREIIERSLQAMNSTLERDIYKLKRPGVSIDEFFVPRPDPLASVRYSCIFWTDHLIQLASEGREAMSELIADGGPVDLFLRQSFLNWIEALSLLKSFLSGVRSVARLSSLLEGRQDVAKPILLSKLVDDAHRFMRFHQVGIENYPLQVYSGALIFSPSKSLIKQIFHNEEPRDIVLKPHIGEYWSSVFSAFEGHNADVVAMSSSSSPKGIVVASASTDGTIKHKFPFSIFSNPSLESIILSFPEGSSDKLLSASGSTVSIWNLITGGQEGVLEHPSQVSVIALSFCNGTTTESVTLPTDWTVTVWNLEARKAIKKMVIGSEVTRKVALGPLSFANFACGGGGKGRILIQPRSSGFFLLRVGPLAVWELETGKCLRVFEDDSTMAGTYPGGYLRGEYSEYTIAFSPNGKLVSASGVTGCIRVWSVDTGECIHTLALKDGLFSQSDLLYNSFPRYLAPISLAFNRASTQLIWIGWWPSHGSLGVYSVDTGECPPMLHVTGSFRSALRVLESTNNIAISDSQMINVIDPFSEGTEMPDSIAANQHVLISKNERYVAYFTQGNTLQIHDLSVPALLMERTLNRDSDSKYFEDSRLWTVFFNPFSGNDNSPCEDLPSLLEPRPITRHKYQIEGSWILRDSEKHLWLPSRYRPVSTGVVHQNQDVRGSTLAVRWDSSNVYYMRFSNNSEEESRP; encoded by the exons ATGGCCGTCAAACTTCATCTGGAACGTAACGCCAACGCGAATCTCCACTGGGTGACGCTCGCATGTCGGACACTAGAGCGAGCTAGAAGGGGCCAGGCGATCGACAGAGTCCATCTATTCCCTCCAGGCCTGGATAACTTGTATCTTCACCTATTCCGCCAGATCCTTGAGTCCTTTGGCAATAGGCCATGTCAAAAAGTACTTGTTTTTGCAGCAGTTGTCAGCCGTCCGATCTCGCTGAAAGAGTTTTCATGTCTGGCTGGCATTGAGAAAACCGAGACGGCGCAGCTTGTGGGCATTTGTTACGCGTTTCTCACTCTGCAGCATGAAACTATCTACTTTGTTCATCAGTCAGCCAAGGactttctcctctcctcatcagcccCCATCGAGGTCGCGCCCACGCACCGCGAGATCATCGAGAGGTCATTACAGGCTATGAACTCGACACTAGAACGCGACATTTACAAATTGAAGCGGCCAGGTGTCTCAATCGACGAATTTTTCGTTCCTCGGCCAGACCCGCTTGCTTCAGTTCGCTACAGCTGCATCTTTTGGACCGATCATCTAATTCAATTGGCTTCAGAAGGTCGTGAAGCCATGTCAGAACTCATCGCCGACGGAGGCCCTGTTGATCTCTTTCTGAGACAGAGCTTTCTCAACTGGATCGAAGCTCTTTCTCTTTTGAAGAGTTTCCTGTCTGGTGTCCGTTCAGTTGCAAGATTATCATCACTATTGGAA GGACGACAAGATGTCGCCAAACCAATTCTTCTATCCAAGCTTGTAGATGATGCACACCGATTCATGAGATTTCACCAAGTGGGAATTGAGAACTACCCGCTTCAGGTCTACTCCGGTGCTCTCATCTTCAGCCCCAGCAAAAGTCTCATTAAGCAGATATTCCATAACGAGGAGCCGAGGGACATTGTTCTGAAACCACATATTGGAGAGTATTGGAGCTCAGTATTCTCGGCTTTCGAGGGCCACAATGCCGATGTTGTGGCCATGTCCTCAAGCAGCAGCCCCAAAGGAATAGTTGTGGCCTCAGCATCAACCGACGGGACCATAAAG CACAAATTCCCGTTTAGCATCTTCAGCAACCCCAGCCTGGAGAGTATCATCTTATCCTTCCCTGAAGGCAGTTCCGACAAACTTCTCTCAGCCTCGGGCTCGACAGTTTCCATCTGGAATCTCATCACAGGCGGACAAGAAGGAGTGTTGGAACACCCATCCCAGGTCTCAGTCATCGCTCTCTCTTTCTGCAATGGTACTACAACCGAGTCTGTCACATTACCTACCGACTGGACCGTCACTGTCTGGAATTTGGAGGCGCGCAAAGCTATCAAGAAAATGGTCATTGGATCAGAAGTCACGCGTAAGGTCGCACTGGGGCCCCTTTCCTTTGCAAATTTTGCATgtggcggcggcggaaaAGGCCGAATTCTCATTCAACCTCGCTCATCAGGTTTCTTTCTCCTAAGGGTTGGGCCCTTGGCGGTCTGGGAGCTGGAGACGGGCAAATGTCTTCGGGTATTCGAGGACGACAGCACCATGGCCGGCACATATCCTGGCGGCTATTTGAGGGGTGAATATTCTGAGTATACCATAGCGTTCTCGCCCAACGGAAAACTGGTGTCCGCAAGTGGCGTGACTGGCTGTATCAGAGTCTGGAGCGTCGACACTGGAGAGTGCATTCACACTTTGGCACTAAAAGATGGGCTGTTCAGCCAATCTGACCTGCTTTATAACTCCTTCCCCAGATATTTGGCACCAATTAGCCTTGCATTCAACAGGGCATCTACCCAGCTGATCTGGATAGGCTGGTGGCCATCTCATGGCTCGCTAGGGGTTTACAGTGTTGATACCGGCGAATGTCCACCCATGCTTCACGTTACAGGTTCTTTCCGTTCGGCTTTGCGCGTGTTGGAGAGCACAAATAACATTGCTATTTCTGACTCTCAGATGATCAACGTTATTGACCCCTTTTCCGAGGGGACGGAGATGCCCGACAGTATAGCAGCCAACCAGCATGTGCTAATATCAAAGAACGAAAGATATGTAGCATATTTCACCCAGGGTAATACTCTCCAGATTCACGATCTGAGTGTACCAGCACTTCTCATGGAGCGTACGTTGAACAGAGACTCGGACTCCAAGTACTTCGAGGACTCGCGACTGTGGACGGTTTTCTTCAATCCTTTCAGCGGAAATGACAATTCGCCATGTGAAGACCTGCCTAGTCTCTTGGAACCTAGGCCGATAACCCGTCACAAGTACCAGATTGAGGGAAGTTGGATTCTCAGAGATTCAGAAAAGCACCTATGGCTTCCTTCCAGATATCGCCCTGTAAGCACAGGTGTGGTACACCAGAACCAGGATGTCCGGGGATCAACGCTGGCTGTGCGCTGGGATTCGAGCAACGTTTACTATATGAGATTTTCAAACAACtcagaagaagagagtcgGCCTTAG
- a CDS encoding HET domain-containing protein has product MLHLLPGSQKDPIRCVLGTVFLDDSPKYEALSYAWGDPLDCRSIEVDGRRKSITVNLYHALRRLRYPQCERCLWVDALCINQDNDVEKSHQVNLMRKIYSRTERAILWLGDFSDGPTMATNQIPRQTAAAAFSLLKSMAVNNHYCSGHEEGNKELADKGISSLSCLLQLPWWHRAWTVQEAVLPPNATIVCGTEQLPFSDLRQASSNSLDHYFQGCCDRRDDLYSFWDRLQGLDIAKRSITKTSTYSIHHACNLFRSRKASDPRDKLYVYFGLGTNMPANYSLSHEEVFKLTTRSLIEQSGTLQSLLRTTEDSRSPTLPTWVPDWCADFNEREFNRDMAWFQLASSYSAASGIKVTTRVSSSDDVLDLKGVILDRISAVGCILETPQSIKQTISEWQDKPTTEYPQGGTYREASWRTLAGDIYRGHGTYRRFTSSDDAEEIETSWIKQNPRWISVEAFKKRGITTDTGLIGIGNREIRVGDFISVLGGGSMPFILRQVEGHEGGVAYQYFGQAYVHGIMDGEMMDEGRDLDWISLV; this is encoded by the coding sequence ATGTTGCATCTCCTTCCAGGAAGCCAAAAAGACCCCATCCGCTGTGTGCTAGGCACGGTATTCCTCGACGATAGCCCCAAGTACGAGGCCTTATCCTACGCTTGGGGAGATCCCCTTGATTGCCGTTCCATCGAGGTAGACGGGAGGAGAAAGAGCATCACAGTCAATTTGTACCATGCTCTTCGAAGGTTGCGCTATCCACAATGCGAACGATGCCTCTGGGTGGATGCTCTGTGCATCAACCAGGACAATGATGTTGAAAAATCACACCAGGTCAACCTGATGCGCAAGATCTACTCGCGTACCGAGAGAGCAATACTCTGGCTGGGAGACTTTTCCGACGGGCCAACCATGGCAACGAACCAGATTCCTCGTCAAACAGCCGCAGCGGCCTTTTCTCTACTCAAGTCAATGGCTGTCAACAATCACTATTGCAGTGGCCATGAGGAAGGAAACAAGGAGCTGGCAGACAAGGGCATCTCAAGTTTATCTTGCTTGCTTCAGCTGCCTTGGTGGCATCGAGCCTGGACTGTGCAGGAAGCAGTCCTTCCGCCAAATGCCACTATCGTGTGTGGAACGGAACAACTGCCCTTTTCTGATTTGAGGCAAGCATCATCCAACTCTCTCGATCATTACTTCCAAGGCTGCTGTGACCGAAGAGACGACCTCTACTCGTTTTGGGACCGACTTCAAGGTCTCGATATCGCTAAGCGAAGCATCACAAAGACATCCACGTATTCCATCCACCATGCCTGCAACTTGTTCAGATCACGGAAGGCGTCTGacccaagggataaactatATGTCTATTTTGGGCTCGGAACTAATATGCCAGCAAACTATTCCTTGTCACATGAGGAAGTCTTCAAGCTTACAACGCGTTCACTCATTGAACAGTCGGGAACGCTTCAGAGTTTGCTGAGAACTACCGAAGACAGTAGATCTCCCACCCTGCCAACATGGGTTCCGGACTGGTGTGCCGACTTCAACGAGAGAGAGTTCAACCGTGACATGGCCTGGTTTCAACTTGCTAGTTCTTACAGCGCCGCAAGTGGAATCAAGGTCACAACTCGGGTGTCGTCGTCTGATGACGTCTTGGACCTCAAAGGCGTCATTTTGGATCGTATTTCAGCCGTGGGGTGCATTTTAGAAACTCCACAGAGCATTAAGCAAACGATTTCCGAGTGGCAAGATAAACCAACTACCGAGTACCCCCAAGGAGGGACATACAGGGAAGCCTCCTGGCGTACACTCGCAGGCGACATATATCGCGGCCATGGCACTTACAGAAGGTTTACCTCAAGTGATGACGCAGAGGAGATTGAGACGAGTTGGATAAAGCAAAACCCGAGGTGGATTAGTGTCGAGGCATTTAAGAAGAGAGGCATTACTACGGACACAGGGCTAATTGGGATTGGAAATCGAGAAATCCGAGTTGGAGATTTCATTTCTGTTCTAGGAGGAGGGAGTATGCCCTTCATCCTGCGTCAGGTTGAAGGACATGAAGGTGGCGTTGCCTATCAGTATTTCGGACAAGCGTATGTCCACGGAATCATGGATGGGGAAATGATGGACGAGGGCCGAGACTTGGACTGGATAAGCCTTGTTTAA
- a CDS encoding AA-permease domain-containing protein, whose translation MDPPRTSEKQDSPSDLKDVEASTGEATPIGVARQLKSRHIQFIALGGTIGTGLFLGIGSALTRAGPLSIFLGYSITGVAIWMLMQVLAEMAVWISLPGAIPQFCARFVDPALGFAVGWNNWYFCAIAVPVEISAAAILVGYWTESVNVAVWISIFIILIVFLNVFGVGVYGEAEFIFASVKIITMVGLLILAFILDLGGGPRGDRLGFTYWNNPGAMREYMTTGDTGRFLGFFSVLVNAAFSYAGVEIVAVASGESQNPKRNLPKAARRIFWRILFFYSLGSLAIGVLVPYNDPDLLSQQAAGVHTAAASPWVIAIKRAGIPVLPSIINAVILSSALSSGNAFLYTGSRYLLALASNGHAPKFLLKTTDSGNPIYCVAATAIFSLLTYLSVSSGPNQIFLWFQSLTTMCTLITWSSICVAYLHFYGGLKANNISRETLVHRAPFQPYGAIIALVFFLIIIFFNGFAVFFPGNWNVYNFVTAYIGIPIFVVLFIGWKVIRHTKWLSPQERDLFTGKAEIDALDEIWEDDKPKNIWQKIWNWIA comes from the exons ATGGATCCCCCTCGAACCTCCGAAAAGCAGGACAGTCCGTCTGACCTAAAAGACGTCGAAGCATCGACTGGCGAAGCAACCCCTATTGGAGTTGCCAGACA ACTCAAATCCCGTCATATCCAGTTCATCGCCCTCGGTGGCACAATCGGCACCGGTCTCTTCCTCGGTATCGGCAGCGCCCTCACACGCGCTGGCCCCTTGTCTATCTTCCTCGGATACTCCATCACTGGGGTCGCGATATGGATGCTCATGCAGGTTCTTGCGGAGATGGCTGTCTGGATCTCCCTACCCGGTGCCATTCCTCAATTTTGTGCTCGCTTTGTTGATCCAGCGTTAGGTTTTGCTGTTGGTTGGAAC AACTGGTATTTCTGTGCCATAGCTGTTCCCGTCGAAATCTCCGCCGCTGCAATTCTCGTAGGTTACTGGACTGAATCCGTCAACGTCGCCGTCTGGATCTCGATCTTCATaatcctcatcgtcttcctGAATGTCTTTGGTGTCGGGGTCTACGGAGAAGCCGAGTTCATCTTTGCGTCTGTCAAGATCATCACAATGGttggcctcctcatcctggCCTTCATCCTGGATCTCGGCGGCGGTCCCCGTGGCGACCGTCTGGGTTTCACGTACTGGAACAATCCTGGGGCCATGAGGGAATACATGACTACCGGAGACACCGGCCGAttcctgggcttcttctcggtTCTTGTCAACGCCGCTTTCTCTTATGCTGGTGTCGAAATTGTTGCCGTCGCTTCTGGAGAATCTCAGAATCCCAAGCGCAACCTTCCCAAGGCTGCTCGACGCATCTTCTGGCGCATTCTCTTCTTCTACTCGCTGGGTTCTCTGGCCATTGGCGTCCTTGTTCCCTACAATGATCCAGATCTGCTTTCCCAGCAAGCTGCTGGAGTTCACACAGCTGCCGCATCGCCTTGGGTGATCGCCATTAAGCGGGCCGGCATCCCCGTCCTCCCGTCCATCATTAACGCCGTGATCCTCTCGTCGGCTTTGTCCTCTGGTAACGCATTCCTCTACACTGGCTCACGATATCTCCTTGCTCTCGCATCCAATGGACATGCCCCCAAGTTCCTACTCAAGACCACCGACTCGGGAAACCCCATCTACTGTGTCGCTGCCACGGCCATCTTTAGCCTCCTCACGTACCTTTCCGTCTCCAGCGGGCCGAATCAGATCTTCCTGTGGTTCCAAAGCCTTACTACAATGTGCACACTCATCACATGGTCTTCGATTTGCGTCGCCTATCTCCATTTCTACGGCGGCTTGAAAGCAAACAACATCTCGCGAGAGACTCTCGTCCATCGAGCCCCTTTCCAACCATACGGAGCTATTATTGCGCTAGTCtttttcctcatcatcatcttcttcaacggctTTGCAGTATTCTTTCCCGGAAACTGGAACGTCTACAACTTTGTCACCGCGTACATCGGAATCCCCATTTTTGTCGTGCTCTTCATCGGATGGAAGGTTATCCGCCACACGAAATGGCTGTCACCCCAGGAGCGGGATCTTTTTACTGGAAAGGCGGAGATTGATGCTCTGGACGAGATATGGGAGGAtgacaagcccaagaacaTTTGGCAGAAGATCTGGAACTGGATTGCATAA
- a CDS encoding NmrA domain-containing protein, which translates to MVGPITVGVIGATGKTGSSVVEGLLSSPTNFSVTSLTRATSVDNSTNQQFAAKGVHIVAYDLNGPSSALVEILKPIDVVISCITWEHLDQQIPWIDAAKEAGVKRFVPSEWVGPAPRGVIDIKDKKLEILGVIQRARLPYTIIDVGCFFQVFVPKVPSGRSDDAHMIYIDHRIVGDGNQKFGLIDLADIGKYVAQIVSDPRTLNKRVFAYTEALSMNEMWDTMAKASGETPAQDYISEAEINQVIKETRQRLDASPKPVTHPENIMDIANYNMGQYRISWCIRGDNTPEYADYLGYADFWNLFPDFPRGRSLAEFYQYVLDNDLSDLPGYPYTAAGVRK; encoded by the exons ATGGTTGGTCCAATCACAGTCGGTGTAATAGGCGCCACAGGCAAAACAGGTTCGTCCGTGGTGGAAGGCctgctctcctcgccaacaaaCTTT TCAGTGACCTCCCTCACACGAGCCACGTCGGTCGACAACTCTACCAACCAACAATTTGCCGCCAAAGGCGTTCACATTGTCGCCTACGATCTAAACGGCCCCTCCAGCGCCCTCGTCGAGATTCTAAAGCCGATTGATGTCGTCATTTCCTGCATCACGTGGGAACACTTGGATCAGCAAATCCCATGGATCGATGCTGCAAAGGAGGCTGGTGTCAAGCGATTTGTGCCGTCTGAGTGGGTTGGCCCGGCACCAAGGGGTGTTATTgacatcaaggacaag AAACTCGAAATTCTCGGCGTCATCCAACGAGCCCGTCTCCCCTACACCATCATCGATGTCGGCTGCTTCTTCCAGGTCTTTGTGCCCAAGGTCCCTTCCGGTCGGTCTGACGACGCACACATGATCTACATCGACCACCGTATTGTCGGGGATGGGAATCAGAAGTTTGGCCTCATTGACTTGGCCGATATTGGCAAATACGTCGCTCAGATCGTGTCGGATCCTCGGACACTGAACAAGCGGGTGTTTGCGTACACCGAGGCTCTCAGCATGAATGAGATGTGGGACACCATGGCAAAGGCAAGCGGAGAGACTCCCGCCCAGGACTAT ATCTCAGAGGCCGAAATCAACCAGGTCATCAAAGAAACACGACAGAGACTGGACGCAAGCCCCAAGCCCGTGACGCACCCGGAAAACATCATGGATATTGCCAACTACAACATGGGACAGTATCGCATATCGTGGTGCATCCGTGGGGACAACACGCCGGAATACGCCGACTATCTGGGATACGCCGATTTCTGGAACCTGTTCCCTGACTTCCCGCGCGGCAGAAGTCTTGCGGAATTCTACCAATACGTTCTGGACAATGACTTATCGGATCTGCCGGGGTATCCGTACACAGCGGCCGGAGTTCGCAAATAG
- a CDS encoding Carboxymethylenebutenolidase produces MPTLKMDSKYAVLPFLPETRLRQFAPGLTILQPLSRRGMGPGLIVLVSDTGLAGSSALAIENGVPSPLMKWAEEGYTVVEITKTALARPDDAIGWALEELRSCKTVDIQDVVGLIAYNPELWNRVAPQLQLFPEIIGAAVYGNLHHGQSILVPASIPQIHHLAGKASALLQRAKDLTVYDYPSAKSFLFATPFQEEFSYASESISHTRNLSFLKQLMKGPYFDLEAIWDEHTYYEFDNRSVECTMGTMVQEPYVNHIPTMTGGIGRERLTAFYRDHFIFQNPADTSNELISRSVGIDRVIDEFIFKCTHETRIDWLLPGLGPTGRKLEIPFTAVVNIRGDRLYHEHIIWDQGTVLAQLGLMPEYLPYHYPPPDATKEEATKQPLEYRVPVAGLETAAKMRDKDAVESNQMILFKVREVSG; encoded by the exons ATGCCCACCCTGAAAATGGATAGCAAATACGCAGTTCTTCCGTTCCTACCTGAAACCCGACTTAGGCAGTTTGCACCAGGTCTTACAATCTTGCAGCCACTCTCCAGGAGGGGTATGGGCCCTGGGCTCATTGTTCTAGTATCCGACACTGGTTTAGCCGGCTCCTCTGCCCTGGCCATCGAGAACGGCGTGCCGTCACCTCTGATGAAGTGGGCGGAGGAAGGCTATACGGTGGTCGAGATCACCAAGACAGCACTAGCTAGACCCGATGACGCCATCGGATGGGCTCTAGAGGAGCTACGATCATGCAAGACGGTGGATATACAGGATGTGGTCGGCCTGATTG CCTACAACCCGGAACTTTGGAACCGAGTTGCACCCCAGCTTCAACTATTCCCAGAGATTATTGGTGCCGCAGTCTACGGCAATTTGCACCATGGCCAGTCGATCTTGGTGCCAGCCTCGATCCCTCAAATCCATCATCTTGCTGGCAAAGCCTCGGCGCTTTTGCAACGTGCCAAGGACTTGACCGTGTACGACTACCCCAGCGCCAAGTCCTTCCTATTCGCAACCCCGTTCCAGGAAGAGTTCAGCTACGCGTCCGAGTCTATTTCCCATACCAGGAAtctttccttcttgaagCAACTCATGAAGGGACCCTATTTCgatctcgaggccatctGGGATGAGCATACATATTACGAATTTGACAACCGGTCTGTAGAGTGCACCATGGGGACAATGGTCCAGGAGCCCTACGTAAATCACATTCCAACG ATGACGGGTGGAATTGGTAGAGAGCGACTAACGGCCTTCTACCGAGACCATTTTATTTTTCAGAATCCAGCAGACACATCCAACGAGTTGATCAGTCGCTCAGTGGGCATTGATAGGGTTATTGATGAGTTTATCTTTAAATGCACACATGAGACCCGTATAGACTGGCT CCTTCCCGGCCTTGGTCCTACCGGACGCAAGCTCGAGATCCCATTCACCGCGGTCGTCAATATTCGTGGAGACCGGCTCTATCACGAGCACATCATATGGGACCAAGGTACTGTACTGGCTCAGTTGGGGCTGATGCCCGAATATTTGCCTTACCACTACCCGCCCCCTGATGcgaccaaggaggaggcaaCTAAACAGCCGCTTGAGTACCGTGTCCCTGTGGCAGGACTGGAGACCGCTGCTAAAATGCGAGACAAGGACGCTGTGGAATCAAATCAAATGATCTTGTTCAAGGTTCGCGAGGTATCGGGGTGA